The Patescibacteria group bacterium DNA segment CAGATTAAACAAAGCTAAGAAGATATTGATATATACGATGAGTCCGAATGGTATAGATAAAAATGGAAAAACAGAAAATCTGATGAATAATCCTAGAATTAAAGCAATTAAAAGATTGGATCCCGGGCCAGCTAAAGAAACCCACATCATGCCGTGTTTCTGATTTTTAAAATTATAGGGATTAACTGGTACTGGTTTCGCCCAGCCAATAAAGCTATTGGCAAAAAATAATAAAAACAGAGGAATTATTACTGTTCCCATCATTTCCAAATGCGGAATCGGATTCAGGGTTAACCTCCCCTCATTTTTGGCTGTCGGGTCTCCAGAAGCATAAGCTGCCCATGCATGAGAAAATTCGTGAATGACTGCGGAAAAAACAATCACTATATAAAGAAAAAGTTTTGATTCTATTGATGACATATTTGCCAAATTTTTAATTCTATGATAAGTTTAAATTCTATGAGTAGAACATGCTCCCTTTGCGGGAAAACATCTATTGTAAGAGTATCACGGAAAAAAAAGATGAGCAAATACAACCCCACATGCAAAAAAAGAAAATATCCAAATTTGCAATGGGTAGTTTTGAATAACGGGAAAAGGGTTAAAGCTTGCACAAAGTGCATTAAAAAGATTGCAAAAACCAAATAAATACGGCTGGCTAAACTTGCCGGGGTGGAGTATGCCGGTAGTACGCGCCCATGGGGTGGGTGTAGACGGAGTTCGATTCTCCGCACCCCGACTTTAATATAAGGAGGAAAAAATGGGTCAAAATTCCGGAGTAGAAAAAGAACTTGAGGCGGTGAAGACCAAAAAGATGACTGTTCATTATCGCGATCATAATGGAGAAGAGAGAACCGCGCATGGTTCCAAAAAAAAGATGATCGCTTTTACGGGGCTGATGATCCGCGAGAAAAGATGGATAAGAACTGACCATCGGTAACAATTTCCGTATCTCCGTGTTCTCCTATTTGGAGAACTCGGAGATTTTTTAATCTTTCCAAAACTTCCTGATGCGGATGGCCGTATTGATTATCTTTGCCCATTTGAATTACTGCTACTATCGCATCCACTGCTTTTAGAAATTCTTCGCTGGTTGATGTTTTACTCCCATGGTGGGCGATTTTCAAAATATCGGATTTTAAATTAATTCCGGATTGAATCAATTTTTTCTCAACGCTTTTTTCAATATCTCCGGTAAAAAGTGCGTCGAAATTTTTATAAACCAGTTTTGAAACAATGGAATAATTATTGGAATCGGATAATTCTTTACCATCCATATTTTCAAACGGATGCAGAATATTTAAGTAAATTCCATTGCCAAAATCGATTATTCCGCCTCTTTGAGCAATATAAAGCGGAATATTTTTCTGCTCAATAATTTTTATCCATTCTCTATATTGGTTTGTATTGCGG contains these protein-coding regions:
- a CDS encoding 50S ribosomal protein L28, which produces MISLNSMSRTCSLCGKTSIVRVSRKKKMSKYNPTCKKRKYPNLQWVVLNNGKRVKACTKCIKKIAKTK
- a CDS encoding site-2 protease family protein, with translation MSSIESKLFLYIVIVFSAVIHEFSHAWAAYASGDPTAKNEGRLTLNPIPHLEMMGTVIIPLFLLFFANSFIGWAKPVPVNPYNFKNQKHGMMWVSLAGPGSNLLIALILGLFIRFSVFPFLSIPFGLIVYINIFLALFNLIPVPPLDGSKLLLNKFPHLEEKLGKSFLGIFIALIIAITILPHIAGFIFTLFVG
- a CDS encoding MBL fold metallo-hydrolase, which codes for MVFQEKNKIKILIFLFLIAALVWIDVFAEAKQSQTLKVEFFDVGQGDSIFVETGDKKQILIDGGPDLSVLEKIGRAIPFYDRYIDVIVLTHPEQDHLNGLIEIIKRYNVGAIITSGIVRNTNQYREWIKIIEQKNIPLYIAQRGGIIDFGNGIYLNILHPFENMDGKELSDSNNYSIVSKLVYKNFDALFTGDIEKSVEKKLIQSGINLKSDILKIAHHGSKTSTSEEFLKAVDAIVAVIQMGKDNQYGHPHQEVLERLKNLRVLQIGEHGDTEIVTDGQFLSIFSRGSSAP